A DNA window from Delphinus delphis chromosome 6, mDelDel1.2, whole genome shotgun sequence contains the following coding sequences:
- the SURF6 gene encoding surfeit locus protein 6, giving the protein MASLLAKDAYLQSLAKKICSQPSPEPQKRKSAGKTQVSEAAGPPKKKRKRAQKKSREREEKAAEPKAQAPAEKSQARTPVAAKEKEDEAPSSTGAPADGLASEPGSLFALDVLRQRLHEKIREARGQGSAKELSPAALEKRRRRKQERDRKKRKRRELRAKERAAEALEGVEATEPPPEAPHEEAQAQSGLLFNKVEVSEEEPGSKAQRRKEKRQKLKGNLTPLTGRNYRQLLERLQARQARLEELRDQDAGQARELEAKMQWTNLLYKAEGVKIRDDEHLLQEALKRKEKRRAQRQRAWEKRTAHVLGKMQQRQDRRRQNLRKKKAARAERRLEKARKKGRILPQDLERAGLV; this is encoded by the exons ATGGCTTCTCTGCTTGCGAAGGACGCCTACCTGCAGAGTCTGGCCAAGAAGAtctgctcccagcccagccccgagccACAGAAGCGCAAGTCGG CTGGCAAAACTCAAGTCTCAGAAGCTGCTGGGCCCcccaaaaagaagaggaagagagcacAGAAGAAATCCCGGGAGCGGGAGGAGAAGGCTGCAGAACCCAAGGCCCAGGCCCCTGCGGAGAAGTCTCAAGCCAGGACGCCAGTGGCAGCCAAGGAGAAAGAGGATGAGGCCCCCAGCTCGACAGGGGCCCCTGCGG ATGGCCTGGCCAGTGAGCCTGGCTCGCTGTTTGCCTTGGACGTTCTGCGGCAGCGCCTGCATGAGAAGATCCGGGAGGCGCGGGGCCAG GGCAGCGCCAAGGAGTTGTCTCCGGCTGCTTTGGAGAAAAGACGCCGGAGGAAGCAGGAGCGCGACCGGAAGAAGAGGAAGCGGAGGGAACTGAGAGCAAAGGAGAGGGCGGCCGAGGCCCTCGAGGGGGTGGAGGCCACCGAGCCGCCGCCCGAGGCGCCCCACGAGGAGGCGCAGGCCCAGTCGGGGCTGCTCTTCAACAAG GTGGAGGTGAGTGAGGAGGAGCCGGGCAGCAAGGCCCAGCGTaggaaggagaagaggcagaagctGAAGGGGAACCTGACGCCGCTGACGGGCAGGAACTACCGGCAGCTGCTGGAGCGCCTGCAGGCGCGGCAGGCCCGGCTGGAGGAGCTGCGGGACCAGGACGCGGGCCAGGCCCGGGAGCTCGAGGCCAAGATGCAGTGGACCAACCTGCTGTACAAGGCCGAGGGCGTGAAGATCCGCGACGACGAGCACCTGCTGCAGGAGGCCCTGAAGCGCAAGGAGAAGCGGCGGGCGCAGCGGCAGCGCGCGTGGGAGAAGCGCACGGCGCACGTGCTGGGGAAGATGCAGCAGCGGCAGGACAGGCGGCGGCAGAACCTGCGCAAGAAGAAGGCGGCCAGGGCCGAGCGGCGCCTGGAGAAGGCTCGCAAGAAGGGCCGCATCCTGCCCCAGGACCTGGAGCGGGCCGGCCTGGTCTGA
- the MED22 gene encoding mediator of RNA polymerase II transcription subunit 22 isoform X2: MMSSPSWTTSPRSSRPPRVLVMTGGVYLCKAVTMGIIASARRRGEKPGKTSQIEDETQVSRATQGEQDNYEMHVRAANIVRAGESLMKLVSDLKQFLILNDFPSVNEAIDERSQQLRALQEECDRKLIALRDEVSTDLYELEEEYYSSSSSLCEANDLPLCEAYWRLDLDTDSADGLSVPLPASPEPSAGPLQGAAPAHSHAGGPGPAEHA, translated from the exons ATGATGTCAAGTCCATCATGGACAACTTCACCGAGATCATCAAGACCGCCAAG gGTCCTTGTGATGACTGGAGGAGTTTATCTGTGTAAAGCGGTTACCATGGGGATTATTGCGAGCGCACGCCGTCGGGGAGAGAAGCCGGGGAAGACCTCCCAG ATTGAGGACGAGACGCAGGTGTCAAGGGCCACTCAGGGCGAGCAGGATAATTACGAGATGCACGTGCGAGCCGCCAACATC GTCCGAGCCGGCGAGTCCCTGATGAAGCTGGTGTCCGACCTCAAGCAGTTCCTCATCCTCAATGACTTCCCGTCGGTGAACGAGGCCATCGACGAGCGCAGCCAGCAGCTGCGAGCTCTGCAGGAGGAGTGTGACCGGAAGCTCATCGCCCTGCGGGATGAGGTCTCCACAGACCTCTACGAGCTGGAGGAGGAGTATTACTCGTCCAG CTCAAGTCTTTGCGAAGCTAATGATCTGCCTCTGTGTGAAGCTTACTGGAGGCTGGACCTCGACACAGACTCCGCCGACGGCCTCTCAGTCCCTCTGCCGGCGTCCCCGGAGCCCAGTGCTGGCCCCCTGCAGGGTGCAGCCCCTGCCCACTCCCACGCCGGTGGCCCCGGCCCCGCAGAGCACGCCTGA
- the MED22 gene encoding mediator of RNA polymerase II transcription subunit 22 isoform X1 translates to MAQQRALPQSKETLLQSYNKRLKDDVKSIMDNFTEIIKTAKFPLHRRVLVMTGGVYLCKAVTMGIIASARRRGEKPGKTSQIEDETQVSRATQGEQDNYEMHVRAANIVRAGESLMKLVSDLKQFLILNDFPSVNEAIDERSQQLRALQEECDRKLIALRDEVSTDLYELEEEYYSSSSSLCEANDLPLCEAYWRLDLDTDSADGLSVPLPASPEPSAGPLQGAAPAHSHAGGPGPAEHA, encoded by the exons ATGGCCCAGCAGAGAGCCCTGCCGCAAAGCAAGGAGACGCTGCTGCAGTCTTACAACAAGCGACTCAAGGATGATGTCAAGTCCATCATGGACAACTTCACCGAGATCATCAAGACCGCCAAG tttcccctgcatcgcaggGTCCTTGTGATGACTGGAGGAGTTTATCTGTGTAAAGCGGTTACCATGGGGATTATTGCGAGCGCACGCCGTCGGGGAGAGAAGCCGGGGAAGACCTCCCAG ATTGAGGACGAGACGCAGGTGTCAAGGGCCACTCAGGGCGAGCAGGATAATTACGAGATGCACGTGCGAGCCGCCAACATC GTCCGAGCCGGCGAGTCCCTGATGAAGCTGGTGTCCGACCTCAAGCAGTTCCTCATCCTCAATGACTTCCCGTCGGTGAACGAGGCCATCGACGAGCGCAGCCAGCAGCTGCGAGCTCTGCAGGAGGAGTGTGACCGGAAGCTCATCGCCCTGCGGGATGAGGTCTCCACAGACCTCTACGAGCTGGAGGAGGAGTATTACTCGTCCAG CTCAAGTCTTTGCGAAGCTAATGATCTGCCTCTGTGTGAAGCTTACTGGAGGCTGGACCTCGACACAGACTCCGCCGACGGCCTCTCAGTCCCTCTGCCGGCGTCCCCGGAGCCCAGTGCTGGCCCCCTGCAGGGTGCAGCCCCTGCCCACTCCCACGCCGGTGGCCCCGGCCCCGCAGAGCACGCCTGA
- the MED22 gene encoding mediator of RNA polymerase II transcription subunit 22 isoform X3 encodes MAQQRALPQSKETLLQSYNKRLKDDVKSIMDNFTEIIKTAKIEDETQVSRATQGEQDNYEMHVRAANIVRAGESLMKLVSDLKQFLILNDFPSVNEAIDERSQQLRALQEECDRKLIALRDEVSTDLYELEEEYYSSSSSLCEANDLPLCEAYWRLDLDTDSADGLSVPLPASPEPSAGPLQGAAPAHSHAGGPGPAEHA; translated from the exons ATGGCCCAGCAGAGAGCCCTGCCGCAAAGCAAGGAGACGCTGCTGCAGTCTTACAACAAGCGACTCAAGGATGATGTCAAGTCCATCATGGACAACTTCACCGAGATCATCAAGACCGCCAAG ATTGAGGACGAGACGCAGGTGTCAAGGGCCACTCAGGGCGAGCAGGATAATTACGAGATGCACGTGCGAGCCGCCAACATC GTCCGAGCCGGCGAGTCCCTGATGAAGCTGGTGTCCGACCTCAAGCAGTTCCTCATCCTCAATGACTTCCCGTCGGTGAACGAGGCCATCGACGAGCGCAGCCAGCAGCTGCGAGCTCTGCAGGAGGAGTGTGACCGGAAGCTCATCGCCCTGCGGGATGAGGTCTCCACAGACCTCTACGAGCTGGAGGAGGAGTATTACTCGTCCAG CTCAAGTCTTTGCGAAGCTAATGATCTGCCTCTGTGTGAAGCTTACTGGAGGCTGGACCTCGACACAGACTCCGCCGACGGCCTCTCAGTCCCTCTGCCGGCGTCCCCGGAGCCCAGTGCTGGCCCCCTGCAGGGTGCAGCCCCTGCCCACTCCCACGCCGGTGGCCCCGGCCCCGCAGAGCACGCCTGA
- the RPL7A gene encoding large ribosomal subunit protein eL8 isoform X1, whose protein sequence is MPKGKKAKGKKVAPAPAVVKKQEAKKVVNPLFEKRPKNFGIGQDIQPKRDLTRFVKWPRYIRLQRQRAILYKRLKVPPAINQFTQALDRQTATQLLKLAHKYRPETKQVKKQRLLARAEKKAAGKGDVPTKRPPVLRAGVNTVTTLVENKKAQLVVIAHDVDPIELVVFLPALCRKMGVPYCIIKGKARLGRLVHRKTCTTVAFTQVNSEDKGALAKLVEAIRTNYNDRYDEIRRHWGGNILGPKSVARIAKLEKAKAKELATKLG, encoded by the exons ATG CCGAAGGGAAAGAAGGCCAAGGGTAAGAAGGTGGCCCCGGCCCCCGCGGTGGTGAAGAAGCAGGAGGCCAAGAAGGTGGTCAACCCCTTGTTCGAGAAAAGGCCCAAGAATTTTGGCATTG GACAGGACATCCAGCCCAAAAGGGACCTCACCCGCTTTGTCAAATGGCCCCGCTACATCCGCCTGCAGCGGCAAAGGGCCATCCTCTATAAGCGGCTGAAAGTGCCTCCCGCCATTAACCAGTTCACCCAGGCCCTGGACCGCCAGACAG CTACTCAGCTGCTTAAGCTGGCCCACAAGTACAGACCAGAGACAAAGCAGGTGAAGAAGCAGCGGTTGCTGGCCCGAGCTGAGAAGAAAGCTGCAGGCAAGGGGGATGTCCCCACCAAGAGGCCACCTGTCCTCCGAGCAG GGGTTAATACTGTCACCACCTTGGTGGAGAACAAGAAGGCTCAGCTGGTGGTAATCGCACATGACGTGGATCCCATCGAG CTGGTGGTTTTCTTGCCTGCCCTGTGCCGTAAGATGGGGGTTCCCTACTGCATCATCAAGGGCAAGGCCCGGCTGGGACGTCTGGTCCACAGGAAGACCTGCACCACAGTGGCCTTCACACAAGTCAACTC GGAAGACAAAGGTGCTCTGGCTAAGCTGGTGGAAGCCATCAGGACCAATTACAACGACAGATATGACGAG ATCCGCCGTCACTGGGGAGGCAACATCCTGGGTCCCAAATCAGTGGCTCGCATCGccaagctggaaaaggcaaaggccAAAGAACTGGCCACCAAACTGGGCTAA